The following is a genomic window from Candidatus Obscuribacter sp..
GCTGACTGCTGGCTCAAAATGCCACAAAGAGCTTAATCCTGTACAGGAGTCTATGGTCAAAAACAACGGAGCCCAGTGTGGTTATTGCACACCGGGCTTTATTGTTGCTATGTCTGCTGTCGCTTATTGTCCTGAGCTGGTTTATCGAGATACGAGTGCTAGTGCACAGCCTGGCTGTCACTCGGCTGAGCAAATTAAAGACGCTCTTACTGGCAATCTCTGCCGCTGTACTGGTTATGAGGCTATAGTCAAGGCTGGCTTGGAGAGTCAGTTTAGCGAGTTTACTCCGCTTACCTCTTTGTTTGAAGAAGCAAAAATTGCGCAACATCTAGCTCTTTTGAATGCTGATGAAGTCTTTATCGAAAGTGATGGACGTGAGTTTTATTTGCCCGCTACAGTCGAGACTTGCTCGCAATATCTGGCTCAGCATCCGGATAGTACGCTGGTGTCCGGCGGTACTGATGTCTCGGTCAATTGCAACAAACGCGGATTTTGTCCTCCCTCTGTGGTGAGCACTGCCCGGTTGCCGGGACTGGCATCTATCGATACTCTGGTAGAAGACGGTCGCAAGGTATTGCGTGTTGGTGGCAGAGTTACTCTCAGTCAGCTTGAACGCACTATGTATGAGCAAATGCCGCAGCTCAATCATTTGCTCTGGACCTTTGGCTCGCCCCAAATAAGATTGGCTGGCACGCTTGCTGGTAATATCGCCAATGGCTCACCAATCGCTGACACCATCCCCTATCTCATCTGTCTAGATGGTGCTGTGGAAGCATCGTCCACTCGTGGCAAGCGGCGCATTGCTATGCGTGATTTTTATCTCGGTTACAAGACTCTTGCTCTGGCAAAAGACGAAGTAATAACGGCTATCTATCTGCCTTTGCCTCATGATGATGAAATCGTGCGTTTGTATAAAATCACCAGACGCGAGCATCTCGATATCTCCAGTTTTACAGCTGCAATCAGCCTCAAGCTCTCTGCCACTCAGACAATCGAGCGAGCCAGTGTGGTCTTTGGTGGAGTTGCCGCGACAGTTATGCATATAGATGCAGTCGAAAACTTTTTAGTTGGCAAAGAGCACAGTCTGGCTACTTTTGTTGAAGCTGGTAAATTAGCTAAAGAGAGTATCAAGCCAATCACCGACGTGCGCGGCTCAAAAGATTATCGCCTGCAGCTCGCCCAAAACATCATGCGTAAGTTTTACTTTGAGACTATAAACTAAAGCAATATGATTGAAGCTAATAAACCAACTCCCAAAAATATTCCACATGATTCGGCTGTCGGTCATGTTAGCGGCTCATCGGTTTATATCGATGATATGCCCTTTCAGTCCAACGAAGTCCTCGTGGACTATCTGGGCTCTCCTTATGCCAGGGGGCGTGTCCTCTCGCTAGATCTTGCTGATGCCCTTGCTGTGCCAGGCGTAGTGGGACTTTATACTTATCGTGATTTGCACTCTAATAAATTTGGTCCGATACTGCAAGATGAGATTTTGCTGGTAGAAGAAATTGCTGAGTTTATTGGTCAGCCTGTGGTGGTGATTGCAGCACTCAGCCGCGAAGCAATCAAAATAGCCAAGCAAAAAATACAGCTGACTATGGAAGAACTGACTCCGGTCCTCACTGTGGATCAAGCTATAGAGCAAGAGCTCTTTATTGACCGCACATATAAGATAGAGCGCGGTGATGTGGACCATGCCATGGAGCAGGCGCCGCATACAATCAGTGGACGTCTCACCATGGGCGGTGCTGATCATTTTTATCTTGAGTCGCAAGCCTGTCTCGTTTGTCCCGGCGAGTACAATCAGCTAGTAGTCCATTCCAGCACCCAAAACCCCTCAGAGGTACAGCACGAAGTAGCACATCTATTGGGACTCAATCTTAATCAAGTAGTCTGTATCACTAAGCGTATGGGTGGAGGCTTTGGTGGCAAGGAGTGTCAGGCTACTCATCCGGCAGTGATGGCAGCTCTTGTGGCGCAAAAGACCGGACGCCCAGCCCGTTTTGTCATGTCCAAAGACGACGACATGATGTATACCGGCAAGCGTCATCCCTTCCAAAACGATTATAAGATTGCTTTTGATGACAATGGCTTGATACTGGCTCTTGATGGGCAGCTTTATGCTGATGGCGGCGCTTATAACGATCTCAGCACCGCTGTCCTCGGTCGCGCTTTGACTCACATAGATAACGCTTATTACATCCCCAATCTGCGTGTTGTCGGTCGCATCGCTAAGACCAACTTCCCGCCTAACACTGCCTTTAGAGGCTTTGGTGGACCGCAGGGTGTGCTCACTATCGAGAGCATTATCGAGGAGATTGCTGCTTATCTCAAAAAAGACGCTTTAGATATCAGACGACTCAATTGCTACGGTGTCGATGAGCGCAATGTCACTCATTATGGTCAAACACTTGAGCAAAATACTCTGCCTCAGCTCTTTGATCAATTGACAGTGAGCAGCGATTACAAAGCGCGTCGGGCACAAATAGATGCCTTTAATGCCAGCTCCAAAACCCATCTCAAAGGTCTTGCCCTGACAGCAGTCAAGTTTGGTATATCGTTTACCAATAAATTTCTCAATCAAGCTAATGCTCTAGTCAATGTCTATCAAGACGGTACTATCCAGGTTTCTACTGGCGCTACTGAGATGGGTCAGGGTGTCAATACCAACCTCAAAATCATTGTCTCCGATGAGTTTGGCATTGATGCTGATCAAGTCATTGTCATGGCTACTTCCACCGAAAAGAACAACAATACCTCTGCTACTGCTGCCTCTTCAGCCACAGATCTTAATGGCTCTGCTGCACAAATAGCCTGTCGTAAAATCAAACAGGGCATGGCTATGGTGGCGGCAAAGCACTTTGGCTACACTCAAGAAACCACAGACAATGCCAATATAGTGTTTGCCAATGGCACTGTATATGATGCCAAAGTGCCAACTGATAAGCTGACCTTTAAACAGCTAGTCGGTATGACTTACCGTGAGCGTGTCAGCCTCGGTGAGCGCGGGCACTATGCTACGCCCAGTATCCATTTTGACTGGAATATCGGTCAGGGTAGTCCGTTTTTGTATTTTACAAATGGTGTTGCTGCTGCCGAAGTATTAATTGACAGATTTACCGGTGAGCTAAAGGTAGACCGTGTCGACATCCTTATGGATATTGGTAAGTCACTCAATCCTGGCATCAACCGCGGTCAAATTATTGGAGCGTTTTTTCAGGGGATGGGTTGGCTCACTCTGGAGGATTTGCGTTACTCCACTAAAGGTGCGCTTTTATCGCACTCGCCCACTACTTACAAAGTCCCTGGTGTATATGATCTGCCCCGCGTCTTTAACGTGGATGTAATCGACAACGACAATACGGTCAACGTGCGTGGCACCAAGGCGGTAGGCGAGCCACCGCTGTTGCTCGGTATCTCAGTATGGGCGGCTGTCAAAAACGCCCTCTCCTATGTCTCTGGTAGCCGTCTACCAGCGCTTAATACACCCGCCAGTGGCGAAGAAATCCTCTACAGACTGACTATGTTTGAGGAAGCTCCCTCTAAAGATCCGCTCTGGGGCGAAGGTGGTATGGTCTTAATCCGTGGTGTGTCTTATGCCCACGGGGTGAGCAAGAGCGGCAATAGCCCTGCCTTTAGCAGTGGGGACGCAGCTGTGTCCATGATGCATAACCAGGATAGCTAAATGGAGCGAGACTTTTACCGAGTGGCGCAGGAGCTGACGCAGTCTCGCGCTGCTTTTGTGGTGGTCACTATTGTCGACACTGTTGGTAGCGTGCCGCATGGACGCGGTGGCAGAATGATAGTGCAGGGCGGCACTATCGTTTACGGCACTGTCGGTGGTGGCAAGGTGGAGCAGGCGGCTTTGCGCGAAGCAATAGCCATGCTAGATGGCACTATCAAAGAGCGCAACCATATTGTCAACTGGCAGCTGGACCGCGATATCGGCATGACCTGTGGTGGCTCTGTGCGAGTCTATTTTGAGCTTTGTGATTTGAGTCACTGGCATATTGTTATCTTTGGCGCCGGGCACTGTGCTAGCGCACTGACTAAGCTCCTGGTGGAGCTGGATTGCCAGCTGACGATAGTCGATACGAGAGCCGAGTGGCTGGATAAAATACCGGCTCGGGCTGGCGTTGATAAGATGCTGGTGGCTCAGTACGGTGACTATGTCGAGCGCTTAGGCGACAAATGCTATGTCTTACTCATGACCATGGGGCACTCTACTGACAGCCCAGTGCTGGTCAAAATTTTGCAGCGCTTCCCCGGTAATTTGCCCTATCTTGGTGTGATTGGTAGCAAAGCTAAAGCGGTCCGCCTTAAGGCCGATCTGTTGGCAGCAGGGGTGCATCCATCGATAGCTGAGCAGTTTTATTGTCCAATCGGCCTGCCTCTAGGCGGCAACTCGCCAGCCGAAATAGCGGTGAGCGTAGCGGCCCAGCTCTTGCAAGTGCGCGACAGCTCAGCTAAAGCTTGATTGGTCTACATATTTAAGTCAAATAAGCCAAAAAACTGTGCCTGGTGCCATAATGTGGTTTGATGCTTGTGTGTTTGCTTGGCGTCGATTGAGGATATTGCCTGTGAAAAAATATCTATTTGCTTTAGTGGCTTTTGTACTGTTTTGCTCCCAGCAAGCAGCCATAGCTGGTAAGTGCGGCAATATCTATCTCTACGAGGATTTTAACCAGGGCTTGCAAGCGGCTAACGCCAACCGTAAGTGGTATCTGGTGATATTGAGTGCTAGCTGGTGTGGTCCCTGCCACAGCATGGAGCAAAACGTCATGACCACAGCTCCTGTGCAAAAATTTCTCGCCCAAAACTGTGTTGTCGCCAAGTTGGATATTGATAAGCCGGGCCCAGCCGCCATCAAAAAGCAGTGTGAGGTAGAAGCCATCCCTGCTCTCGTCATCTATTATCCCAACGGTAAAATTAAAGCTGTTCGCGAAGGTGGTCCTGGCGATCCAGATAGCTTTATTCAGGCAGTAACTCAGCTGATTTCAGGTCGCTAGTGTCTAGTCATAACACCAGTCGCTATGTTTTGATTGCTGGCATGCTTTGCCTCAATACTGGTCTGTCCATTGTGTCTGTGGCAGCTCAGCAAGCCAAGCCACCAGATGGTGGTACTGCTGGTAGTGCTGATGCTAACAAGACTGCCGCGCCACAGACTGACAAGGCTATAGCAACGATGCAAAAACAAGCCGCTGCTCTGGTCCAGCAAAAACACTATAAAGAGGCTCGGGACTTGTATTTGCAGGTACTCGGCAGACAAGAGTTTTTGTCAGGCAAAACTTCCAAAGAGCTAATTGGTCCTCTCAATGACATAGTCAAAACTAGCTGTATGGCTGGAGCTTGTTATGATGCGATGCCACAGCTCAAGCGCTTACTTGAGATCAAGCGGGCTACTTACGGTAATAACTATGCTGATCTGCCTTTTAATTTGCAGCTTATGGGCGAAGCCTGCGAAAAGAAAGGTAAGTACGCTGAGGCTCTAAACTATTTCAATCAGGCTGTAGAAGCACAAAAGCGCATCGGTGGCAGCAAGAACAACATTGATATGATGCTTGCTATCAATACAGGCAGAGCGCTTGAACATTTAAACCAAAAGCCAGCCGCCAAAAAGCTTTATCTCAACTTGCTCAGTCAGGCTAAGCAGCGTAATCTGCCTGAGGACGATACTGTTTATAAGGCTATTAATGCCCGTATGGCAAAACTAAAGGGATCGACAAAATGAGTGCTTCAAGCAAGCAATTGATGATTACAATGGGTGCTCTAGG
Proteins encoded in this region:
- a CDS encoding FAD binding domain-containing protein, whose translation is MRSNIVLYINGREHRPHGADVFMPLTDYLRYHQSMLGTKVVCAEGDCGACTVLIGRIKDPAAQELATKDLATKDASSSVGKLTYVPVNGCIQYIYQLDGCHVITVEGLTAGSKCHKELNPVQESMVKNNGAQCGYCTPGFIVAMSAVAYCPELVYRDTSASAQPGCHSAEQIKDALTGNLCRCTGYEAIVKAGLESQFSEFTPLTSLFEEAKIAQHLALLNADEVFIESDGREFYLPATVETCSQYLAQHPDSTLVSGGTDVSVNCNKRGFCPPSVVSTARLPGLASIDTLVEDGRKVLRVGGRVTLSQLERTMYEQMPQLNHLLWTFGSPQIRLAGTLAGNIANGSPIADTIPYLICLDGAVEASSTRGKRRIAMRDFYLGYKTLALAKDEVITAIYLPLPHDDEIVRLYKITRREHLDISSFTAAISLKLSATQTIERASVVFGGVAATVMHIDAVENFLVGKEHSLATFVEAGKLAKESIKPITDVRGSKDYRLQLAQNIMRKFYFETIN
- the xdhB gene encoding xanthine dehydrogenase molybdopterin binding subunit, producing MIEANKPTPKNIPHDSAVGHVSGSSVYIDDMPFQSNEVLVDYLGSPYARGRVLSLDLADALAVPGVVGLYTYRDLHSNKFGPILQDEILLVEEIAEFIGQPVVVIAALSREAIKIAKQKIQLTMEELTPVLTVDQAIEQELFIDRTYKIERGDVDHAMEQAPHTISGRLTMGGADHFYLESQACLVCPGEYNQLVVHSSTQNPSEVQHEVAHLLGLNLNQVVCITKRMGGGFGGKECQATHPAVMAALVAQKTGRPARFVMSKDDDMMYTGKRHPFQNDYKIAFDDNGLILALDGQLYADGGAYNDLSTAVLGRALTHIDNAYYIPNLRVVGRIAKTNFPPNTAFRGFGGPQGVLTIESIIEEIAAYLKKDALDIRRLNCYGVDERNVTHYGQTLEQNTLPQLFDQLTVSSDYKARRAQIDAFNASSKTHLKGLALTAVKFGISFTNKFLNQANALVNVYQDGTIQVSTGATEMGQGVNTNLKIIVSDEFGIDADQVIVMATSTEKNNNTSATAASSATDLNGSAAQIACRKIKQGMAMVAAKHFGYTQETTDNANIVFANGTVYDAKVPTDKLTFKQLVGMTYRERVSLGERGHYATPSIHFDWNIGQGSPFLYFTNGVAAAEVLIDRFTGELKVDRVDILMDIGKSLNPGINRGQIIGAFFQGMGWLTLEDLRYSTKGALLSHSPTTYKVPGVYDLPRVFNVDVIDNDNTVNVRGTKAVGEPPLLLGISVWAAVKNALSYVSGSRLPALNTPASGEEILYRLTMFEEAPSKDPLWGEGGMVLIRGVSYAHGVSKSGNSPAFSSGDAAVSMMHNQDS
- a CDS encoding XdhC family protein codes for the protein MERDFYRVAQELTQSRAAFVVVTIVDTVGSVPHGRGGRMIVQGGTIVYGTVGGGKVEQAALREAIAMLDGTIKERNHIVNWQLDRDIGMTCGGSVRVYFELCDLSHWHIVIFGAGHCASALTKLLVELDCQLTIVDTRAEWLDKIPARAGVDKMLVAQYGDYVERLGDKCYVLLMTMGHSTDSPVLVKILQRFPGNLPYLGVIGSKAKAVRLKADLLAAGVHPSIAEQFYCPIGLPLGGNSPAEIAVSVAAQLLQVRDSSAKA
- a CDS encoding thioredoxin family protein, which encodes MKKYLFALVAFVLFCSQQAAIAGKCGNIYLYEDFNQGLQAANANRKWYLVILSASWCGPCHSMEQNVMTTAPVQKFLAQNCVVAKLDIDKPGPAAIKKQCEVEAIPALVIYYPNGKIKAVREGGPGDPDSFIQAVTQLISGR
- a CDS encoding tetratricopeptide repeat protein, yielding MSSHNTSRYVLIAGMLCLNTGLSIVSVAAQQAKPPDGGTAGSADANKTAAPQTDKAIATMQKQAAALVQQKHYKEARDLYLQVLGRQEFLSGKTSKELIGPLNDIVKTSCMAGACYDAMPQLKRLLEIKRATYGNNYADLPFNLQLMGEACEKKGKYAEALNYFNQAVEAQKRIGGSKNNIDMMLAINTGRALEHLNQKPAAKKLYLNLLSQAKQRNLPEDDTVYKAINARMAKLKGSTK